A region from the Methylocystis iwaonis genome encodes:
- a CDS encoding tyrosine-type recombinase/integrase gives MKKYDPENERVKRDYAFFLEAANGKQDASIDAALRAIERFEVLTGRKPFRKFHVEQARSFRARLLEETGKNGKPLGAATITTTLKHLRNFFLWLSREPGFRSALNPNDANYFTPSDQDLRVATARREKRVATFEEIAQVLAAMPAASQIKKRDRALVAFTILSGARDSAIASFRLKHVDLKAQTVFQDGREVNTKRRKTFTSAFFPVGPEPLAIVCDYIAMLTGELGFGPEAPLFPATLIGRGEDRGFMPVGLSREHWRTAAPIRQIFRDAFAAAGLPYAKPHSFRDTLAQLGEQLCRTPEEWKAWSQNLGHESEATTFVGYGHVPAHRQSEIMRALATPRQNLSVKGLDIDGLESFLRSAKEAALASTDV, from the coding sequence ATGAAGAAATATGACCCAGAAAACGAGCGGGTTAAGCGCGATTACGCCTTCTTCCTGGAGGCGGCGAATGGCAAGCAGGACGCGTCCATCGACGCGGCCTTGCGCGCCATCGAGCGCTTCGAAGTCTTGACCGGCCGGAAGCCCTTCCGCAAATTCCATGTGGAACAGGCCCGCTCATTCCGCGCCCGTCTCCTGGAAGAAACCGGGAAGAATGGGAAGCCTCTCGGCGCCGCGACCATCACCACGACTCTCAAGCACCTTCGCAACTTCTTCCTCTGGCTGTCCCGCGAGCCCGGCTTTCGGTCTGCGCTGAACCCGAACGATGCCAACTATTTCACGCCCTCAGACCAGGACTTGCGCGTGGCGACGGCGCGGCGGGAAAAGCGCGTGGCGACCTTCGAAGAAATTGCCCAGGTCCTAGCCGCCATGCCGGCTGCAAGTCAGATCAAAAAGCGGGACCGGGCGCTCGTCGCCTTCACCATTCTTTCGGGCGCACGCGACAGCGCAATCGCCTCCTTTCGCCTGAAGCATGTCGACCTGAAGGCTCAGACCGTCTTCCAGGACGGGCGCGAGGTGAACACCAAGCGGCGCAAGACGTTCACTTCTGCCTTCTTCCCGGTTGGCCCCGAGCCTCTGGCGATCGTCTGCGATTACATTGCGATGCTGACGGGCGAACTGGGTTTCGGCCCCGAGGCCCCGCTTTTCCCCGCGACCCTCATCGGCCGGGGCGAGGACCGGGGCTTCATGCCGGTTGGCCTGTCTCGGGAGCATTGGCGGACCGCCGCGCCGATCCGGCAAATCTTCCGTGACGCCTTCGCGGCAGCCGGCCTGCCCTACGCCAAGCCCCATAGCTTCCGGGATACGCTGGCGCAGCTCGGCGAGCAGCTCTGCCGCACCCCCGAGGAGTGGAAGGCCTGGAGCCAAAATCTCGGGCATGAAAGCGAGGCCACGACTTTCGTTGGCTATGGCCATGTGCCGGCGCATCGCCAGTCGGAAATCATGCGCGCCCTAGCCACCCCCCGGCAAAATCTTTCGGTGAAAGGGCTCGATATCGATGGGCTGGAGAGCTTCCTCCGCAGCGCCAAAGAAGCCGCTCTTGCTTCGACAGACGTCTGA
- a CDS encoding type I restriction-modification system subunit M: MPDRADDWNKAMAGARNGGGDLNFEAELFKAADKLRGNLEPSEYKHVALGLIFLKYISDAFEIQRVKLEKEEYADPEDPEEYTAARVFWVPEIARWSNLKANARARDLEITDPATGKPRRVDIGGLIDAAMEAIEKANEATLKGVLPKDYGRPALDKQMIGDLVELFSDIGMHEEGEETKDLLGRAYEYFLSGFAGAEGKRGGEFFTPRSVVRVLVDMLEPYKGRVYDPCCGSGGMFVSSEKFVEEHGGRLNDLSIYGQERNNTTWRLCKMNLAVRGIDADIKWNNEGSFVRDEFSNVKFDFILANPPFNVSDWWRANLEDDIRWSFGTPPQGNANYAWLSHIYHHLAPRGTAGVVLANGSMSSQQSGEGDIRRKMIDADAIDCMVALPGQLFYSTQIPACLWFLARDKSANGHRDRRGEILFIEARNLGRMVDRTRREFSPEDIEKIAGTYHRWRAKGADFGLYEDVPGFCKSAKIADIAKQGFVLTPGRYVGAADIEDDGVAFEERIADLKDRLSIQFAEGRALEAKIIEALSGVRVGE, from the coding sequence TTGCCCGACAGGGCGGACGATTGGAACAAGGCGATGGCAGGCGCGCGTAACGGCGGGGGCGACCTCAATTTCGAGGCGGAGCTTTTCAAGGCGGCGGATAAATTGCGGGGCAATCTGGAGCCCTCGGAATATAAGCACGTCGCCCTCGGCCTCATCTTCCTGAAATACATCTCCGACGCTTTCGAGATTCAGCGCGTGAAGCTGGAGAAGGAGGAATACGCCGACCCCGAAGACCCGGAGGAATACACGGCCGCCCGCGTCTTCTGGGTGCCGGAAATCGCCCGCTGGTCCAACCTCAAGGCCAACGCCCGCGCGCGCGATCTCGAAATCACGGACCCGGCCACCGGCAAGCCGCGCCGCGTCGACATCGGCGGGCTTATCGACGCCGCGATGGAGGCGATCGAGAAGGCCAACGAAGCGACCCTCAAGGGCGTGCTGCCCAAAGACTACGGCCGCCCGGCCCTCGACAAGCAGATGATCGGCGATCTCGTCGAACTCTTCTCCGATATCGGCATGCATGAAGAGGGCGAGGAGACGAAGGACCTTCTCGGCCGCGCCTATGAATATTTCCTCTCGGGCTTCGCGGGCGCCGAGGGCAAGCGCGGGGGGGAGTTCTTTACGCCGCGCTCGGTGGTGCGCGTCCTCGTCGACATGCTGGAGCCCTATAAGGGCCGCGTCTATGACCCCTGCTGCGGCTCGGGCGGCATGTTCGTCAGTTCAGAGAAATTCGTCGAGGAGCATGGCGGTCGGCTCAACGATCTTTCGATCTATGGGCAGGAGCGCAACAACACCACCTGGCGCCTCTGCAAGATGAACCTCGCCGTGCGCGGCATCGACGCGGACATCAAATGGAACAATGAAGGCTCCTTCGTCCGCGACGAATTCTCCAATGTGAAGTTCGACTTCATCCTCGCCAATCCGCCCTTCAACGTCTCCGACTGGTGGCGGGCGAATCTGGAGGACGACATCCGCTGGAGTTTCGGGACGCCGCCGCAGGGCAACGCCAATTATGCGTGGCTGTCGCACATCTATCATCACCTCGCGCCGCGCGGCACGGCGGGCGTGGTGCTGGCCAATGGCTCCATGTCATCGCAGCAATCGGGCGAAGGCGACATCCGCCGTAAGATGATTGACGCCGACGCCATCGACTGCATGGTGGCGCTGCCGGGCCAGCTTTTCTATTCGACGCAGATTCCCGCCTGCCTGTGGTTTCTGGCGCGCGACAAGAGCGCGAATGGCCATCGCGACCGGCGCGGCGAAATTCTCTTCATTGAAGCGCGCAATCTCGGGCGCATGGTCGACCGCACGCGGCGGGAGTTTTCGCCGGAGGATATCGAGAAGATCGCCGGGACCTATCACCGCTGGCGAGCAAAGGGCGCGGATTTCGGGCTTTATGAAGACGTGCCGGGCTTCTGTAAGTCAGCAAAGATCGCGGATATCGCCAAGCAGGGCTTTGTGCTGACGCCGGGGCGATATGTTGGGGCGGCAGATATCGAGGATGACGGGGTCGCGTTCGAGGAACGAATCGCCGATTTGAAAGACCGACTGTCAATTCAATTTGCGGAAGGAAGGGCTTTAGAGGCAAAGATTATCGAAGCTCTCTCAGGAGTGAGAGTCGGTGAATAA
- a CDS encoding tyrosine-type recombinase/integrase, whose amino-acid sequence MASGCVQQIRWYRCWHRAIPTSPLNDLEIRNAKPGDRLRKLSDGGGLQLWVTPDGAKRWRLAYRFAGAEKNLAIGVYPTVGLKEARAKRDEAKRLLADGQDPSVAKKIAKAARAQAVADTFEAIAAELTDKKRRDEKADRTLSKIESLLSLAKPDIGSRPIAEISAPEVLRVLRAVETRGRHETARRLRATIGQVFRYAVATGRADTDPTGALKGAFVTPVVRHRAAISRKLS is encoded by the coding sequence TTGGCGTCCGGTTGTGTCCAACAAATTCGTTGGTATCGTTGTTGGCACAGGGCGATACCAACATCGCCGCTCAACGATCTGGAAATCCGCAACGCCAAGCCCGGCGACCGACTCAGGAAGCTTTCGGACGGCGGCGGCCTTCAACTCTGGGTCACGCCAGATGGGGCGAAGCGCTGGAGGTTGGCCTACCGCTTCGCTGGCGCGGAGAAAAACCTCGCCATTGGCGTCTACCCGACCGTTGGCCTGAAGGAAGCGCGTGCCAAGCGTGACGAGGCGAAGCGGCTCTTGGCGGACGGACAGGACCCATCGGTCGCCAAGAAGATTGCAAAGGCCGCCCGCGCACAAGCGGTTGCCGATACATTTGAGGCCATCGCGGCCGAGTTGACGGACAAGAAGCGCCGCGACGAAAAGGCCGACCGGACACTCTCCAAGATCGAATCGCTACTGAGCCTCGCCAAGCCGGATATTGGCAGTCGGCCGATTGCGGAAATCAGCGCCCCCGAAGTCCTGCGAGTTCTTCGGGCCGTCGAAACGCGGGGCCGTCACGAGACGGCGCGCCGGCTGCGCGCCACCATCGGGCAGGTCTTCCGCTACGCCGTCGCGACAGGCCGCGCCGACACAGACCCGACTGGAGCGCTCAAAGGAGCCTTCGTCACCCCAGTCGTGCGTCATCGAGCGGCAATCAGTCGGAAGTTGTCCTAG